In Euwallacea fornicatus isolate EFF26 chromosome 2, ASM4011564v1, whole genome shotgun sequence, one genomic interval encodes:
- the LOC136347463 gene encoding uncharacterized protein, whose product MSKKYIILCFFLSVTCIGTTESLGEEDIRCVSNSCSDAECPPVPSKCNSSIPSSGVYMLSPDICNCCEYCLANIEEGEPCTIGDPSNVKHTSVCGPGLTCTTSDENTDGTCQKMFEGCVGEQQIYDQRRANGSLGSMEVRPTCDDNGKYSPYKCIPGQTCHCVLSNGTSTFGEAIYSSIADYMTCACARGYQDAVEILGRELHPHEHFRCAADGSFDRLQCINEQCLCVDSADGAPTFPNAKLVDLENISDKTLPCYTDSDKGKYYRKCEAEFMEIYKEVAQKKNESHYSLIIGYKYPRCDLDGTYAPLQDNKTHKYCVSKNGDLLTEALSKSDPDQAKLVEFMNCKCVRSAMLITSVEKPSCLKNGNYNPVQCRRGVCRCVDSDGNQQCTGKGKCEEVDESDKDNLPCA is encoded by the exons atgtccaaaaaatatatcattttgtGCTTTTTCTTATCTGTAACGTGCATTGGAACCACAGAATCATTAGGGGAGGAAGACATTCGCTGCGTTTCCAACAGCTGCAGC GATGCAGAGTGCCCACCAGTGCCCTCTAAATGTAACAGCAGCATCCCTAGTTCGGGGGTTTACATGCTATCCCCCGATATTTGTAACTGCTGCGAATATTGTTTAGCTAATATCG aGGAGGGTGAGCCATGCACCATTGGAGATCCATCAAATGTCAAACATACTTCAGTATGCGGGCCGGGCCTTACGTGTACCACTTCTGATGAGAATACCGATGGAACGTGCCAGAAAA TGTTTGAGGGCTGCGTTGGGGAGCAGCAGATTTATGACCAGAGGCGTGCAAATGGATCTTTGGGCTCCATGGAAGTCAGACCTACATGCGATGACAACGGAAAATACTCCCCTTACAAATGTATTCCTGGACAAAC CTGTCACTGCGTCCTCTCTAACGGCACTAGTACCTTCGGAGAAGCAATTTACAGTTCCATTGCTGACTACATGACGTGCGCATGTGCTCGTGGTTATCAAGACGCTGTGGAAATTTTGGGGCGCGAATTGCATCCGCACGAGCATTTCAGGTGCGCTGCAGACGGTAGTTTTGATAGACTGCAGTGTATCAACGAACAATGTTTGTGCGTTGACTCGGCAGATGGCGCCCCTACATTTCCCAATGCGAAATTGGTGGATTTAGAGAATATCAGCGATAAGACGTTACCATGTT ATACGGATTCGGATAAGGGGAAATATTACAGGAAATGCGAAGCTGAGTTCATGGAGATTTACAAAGAAGTTGCGCAGAAGAAGAACGAGTCTCACTACAGTTTGATAATTGGATACAAATACCCTCGATGCGACTTAGATGGAACTTATGCGCCGCTACAAGACAACAAAACTCA caaatactGTGTGTCTAAAAATGGAGATTTACTGACTGAAGCTCTGTCAAAGTCGGATCCAGATCAAGCAAAGCTAGTTGAATTTATGAATTGCA AGTGCGTTAGGTCGGCCATGTTGATAACGTCAGTCGAGAAGCCGTCCTgcttaaaaaatggaaattataatCCAGTGCAATGCCGTCGAGGGGTTTGCAGATGTGTCGATTCTGATGGGAACCAGCAGTGCACTGGTAAAGGCAAGTGCGAGGAAGTGGATGAGAGTGACAAAGATAATTTGCCTTGTGCCTGA